From Syngnathus scovelli strain Florida chromosome 14, RoL_Ssco_1.2, whole genome shotgun sequence, one genomic window encodes:
- the zgc:193593 gene encoding uncharacterized protein zgc:193593 has translation MFFRFPRLTPGYIRLLQTQAYHNVCVVRPPEKTMPGMAMLLGAVGIGMCGYSSRQLALYHRPSKRVLQSVGSHTDASMTGTVVFRASLMDATRRAGAYQEIPPPSFVGQKFV, from the exons ATGTTTTTCAGATTCCCAAGACTGACTCCGGGCTACATCAGATTACTGCAG ACCCAGGCCTaccacaatgtgtgtgtggtgcgtCCACCCGAGAAGACCATGCCTGGCATGGCTATGCTTCTAGGAGCCGTGGGGATCGGAATGTGCGGGTACAGCTCCAGGCAGTTGGCTCTCTACCACCGACCTTCCAAACGTGTGCTTCAGAGCGTTGGCTCGCACACTGATGCCAGCATGACGGGCACGGTGGTCTTCAGGGCGTCCTTGATGGATGCTACTCGCAGGGCTGGAGCCTACCAGGAGATCCCACCTCCCTCCTTTGTGGGCCAAAAGTTTGTTTAA
- the erich1 gene encoding glutamate-rich protein 1 isoform X1 — protein sequence MTHRKEVFQSKVLQKLYPSAPKLEKEPSPSCIPVDVKRTSNRDITPTNSAVVPSRRIYTVLPPPEDYDANSVKCVTLQQLETINSEEVPSEQGIQQECSEELDQDEEANEPKRRRKRRKRRLNLHGDKDGTAPTTVTSVVQNGTLIDEEGVRISRNKKRKLKKKRHKEKMFSMGLMPRASALEFTFQRKNEEDEEEEDGMRAAEVVDFLRTTLEIYKSDSLLRAEKLPHMPGVLEDLLSSIANGSRPASLLKHLHNLKLCTQHKDTKRLEKELQDLSNNTLIPPEETSAVAQLFQYRITDILPMKGVDETKVSERFSHAATPCKEEVC from the exons ATGACACACAGGAAAGAAG TATTCCAGTCCAAGGTGCTCCAGAAGCTTTACCCTTCAGCCCCTAAACTGGAGAAGGAACCCTCCCCATCATGCATACCAGTGGATGTGAAAAGAACCTCTAATCGAGATATTACGCCTA CTAATTCAGCAGTGGTTCCAAGTAGACGAATATATACAGTTCTACCTCCTCCTGAAGACTATGATGCCAATTCAGTGAAATGTGTGACGCTACAACAGCTTGAGACCATAAATAGTGAGGAGGTTCCATCTG AACAAGGCATACAACAGGAGTGCAGTGAAGAGCTTGACCAAGATGAAGAAGCAAATGAACCGAAAAGACgaaggaaaagaagaaaaaggagacTAAACCTTCATGGAGATAAAGATGGAACTGCTCCAACTACGGTGACGAGTGTCGTTCAGAATGGGACGCTGATAGATGAAGAAGGAGTGCGCATTAGCCGGAACAAGAAAAGGAAACTGAAGAAGAAACGGCACAAAGAGAAGATGTTCTCAATGGGTTTGATGCCTCGGGCTTCTGCTCTGGAATTCACATTCCAACGAAAAAatgaggaggatgaggaagaagaagatgggATGAGAGCTGCTGAGGTGGTAGACTTCCTCCGGACCACACTGGAAATCTATAAATCAGATT CGTTGTTGCGTGCAGAGAAGCTTCCTCACATGCCTGGTGTGTTGGAGGATCTTTTGAGCAGCATCGCCAATGGAAGCAGGCCTGCCTCTCTTTTGAAGCATCTTCATAATCTCAAGCTATGTACTCAACACAAGGACACAAAGCGACTAGAAAAGGAACTGCAGGACCTCTCCAACAACACCCTGATACCCCCAG AGGAAACCTCTGCGGTGGCCCAATTGTTCCAATACCGGATAACGGACATTCTTCCCATGAAGGGAGTCGATGAGACAAAAGTCTCCGAGAGGTTTAGTCATGCCGCGACACCATGTAAGGAAGAAGTTTGTTAG
- the erich1 gene encoding uncharacterized protein erich1 isoform X2, translating to MTHRKEANSAVVPSRRIYTVLPPPEDYDANSVKCVTLQQLETINSEEVPSEQGIQQECSEELDQDEEANEPKRRRKRRKRRLNLHGDKDGTAPTTVTSVVQNGTLIDEEGVRISRNKKRKLKKKRHKEKMFSMGLMPRASALEFTFQRKNEEDEEEEDGMRAAEVVDFLRTTLEIYKSDSLLRAEKLPHMPGVLEDLLSSIANGSRPASLLKHLHNLKLCTQHKDTKRLEKELQDLSNNTLIPPEETSAVAQLFQYRITDILPMKGVDETKVSERFSHAATPCKEEVC from the exons ATGACACACAGGAAAGAAG CTAATTCAGCAGTGGTTCCAAGTAGACGAATATATACAGTTCTACCTCCTCCTGAAGACTATGATGCCAATTCAGTGAAATGTGTGACGCTACAACAGCTTGAGACCATAAATAGTGAGGAGGTTCCATCTG AACAAGGCATACAACAGGAGTGCAGTGAAGAGCTTGACCAAGATGAAGAAGCAAATGAACCGAAAAGACgaaggaaaagaagaaaaaggagacTAAACCTTCATGGAGATAAAGATGGAACTGCTCCAACTACGGTGACGAGTGTCGTTCAGAATGGGACGCTGATAGATGAAGAAGGAGTGCGCATTAGCCGGAACAAGAAAAGGAAACTGAAGAAGAAACGGCACAAAGAGAAGATGTTCTCAATGGGTTTGATGCCTCGGGCTTCTGCTCTGGAATTCACATTCCAACGAAAAAatgaggaggatgaggaagaagaagatgggATGAGAGCTGCTGAGGTGGTAGACTTCCTCCGGACCACACTGGAAATCTATAAATCAGATT CGTTGTTGCGTGCAGAGAAGCTTCCTCACATGCCTGGTGTGTTGGAGGATCTTTTGAGCAGCATCGCCAATGGAAGCAGGCCTGCCTCTCTTTTGAAGCATCTTCATAATCTCAAGCTATGTACTCAACACAAGGACACAAAGCGACTAGAAAAGGAACTGCAGGACCTCTCCAACAACACCCTGATACCCCCAG AGGAAACCTCTGCGGTGGCCCAATTGTTCCAATACCGGATAACGGACATTCTTCCCATGAAGGGAGTCGATGAGACAAAAGTCTCCGAGAGGTTTAGTCATGCCGCGACACCATGTAAGGAAGAAGTTTGTTAG